A single genomic interval of Microbacterium sp. zg-Y1090 harbors:
- a CDS encoding Ig-like domain repeat protein, producing the protein MAHIDSAVRPARQGRLSRGIAALLTATLAVAVIAAGPGAEPAHAAAHTQTKTFTDPAGTRWTAPAGVSRITVEMAGGKGGSQYLFCRLNSCGGRGGLVSFVMVVPDGAELTFYGATAGSDRNGGKGWRTGGRGGDRSGDEAAPGSGGGGAAAIVLDGKVLAVAGGGGGAGGLALTSERKDNWSPPEPVHGGHGGDAGQDGLAGSVWYSSNKPGKGGAGAALPGKSGQNGTPGAWFSWGAGGGGGGGGWESGAGGGSGKHGGSHSNAGGGGGGGSNWVDPRFSGTFGTNPGTDGYVRITYEVPVTLQFAVAPMTEGQQAFARVTAVDNDGTSLLGRHQLTSGGQVLADEETALAFVPLELPAGIHTIEHVFTESGHDPVQATWTVTVAPAGGGIGGLDAVVFDVDMADHVFAAGSSISVAGALVSEGSAVPGLVPVAVAVDGTPAATATTLASGDFALTITGVPVGAHTLTLTSQATPLFLEAPALVIPITVVDERTEVAISSVSSSAVVYGTPIDVVAQVSAADGWGPAPTGFVAIADEDDLIGVATLAADGTATFSGVFPHPHSSSLRALYAGDAVYEAAVSSAWPISVADAATATVLDVASLTGHAGDVTAIQATVSAEAGSVREPSGFVELLVDGEVFASAAIGTDDDAARHDGTVSYAFDTDHLPAGDLELQARFVPGDGYAASASTRVALRLDDHETRLTVTPRAIELAAGAAAVFTGHVEVLGHTGGPLMRQASGAPDAEGVLVAYRGGDVIGSADVDPATGDAELRVEGLPAGSGSLRIVFVPEIVGLADTAATVAYTVTAAPAPVDPAEPTDPTGPTDPSNPVKPAGDTLPATGGSSPVPLLASGVLAVLLGGALIMARRRSALR; encoded by the coding sequence ATGGCCCACATCGACAGCGCTGTTCGCCCCGCGCGGCAAGGTCGCCTTTCACGCGGTATCGCCGCCCTTCTGACCGCGACGCTCGCCGTCGCCGTGATCGCTGCCGGTCCGGGCGCCGAGCCCGCGCACGCGGCCGCGCACACGCAGACCAAGACCTTCACCGACCCGGCGGGCACGCGCTGGACCGCGCCCGCCGGCGTCAGCCGCATCACCGTCGAGATGGCCGGCGGCAAGGGAGGCAGCCAGTACCTCTTCTGCCGCCTGAATTCGTGCGGCGGGCGGGGCGGCCTGGTCAGCTTCGTGATGGTGGTTCCCGACGGTGCGGAGCTCACGTTCTATGGGGCGACCGCAGGCTCCGACCGCAACGGTGGCAAGGGCTGGCGCACCGGAGGCCGCGGCGGGGACAGGTCCGGCGACGAAGCAGCGCCGGGTAGCGGTGGCGGCGGTGCCGCCGCGATCGTGCTCGACGGAAAGGTCCTCGCCGTTGCAGGCGGAGGGGGTGGTGCCGGCGGCCTTGCCTTGACCTCCGAGCGCAAGGACAACTGGTCCCCCCCGGAGCCCGTGCACGGAGGCCACGGCGGCGACGCCGGGCAGGACGGGCTGGCGGGGTCGGTCTGGTACAGCAGCAACAAGCCGGGCAAGGGCGGTGCCGGGGCGGCCCTTCCGGGCAAGAGCGGCCAGAACGGAACGCCCGGCGCCTGGTTCTCCTGGGGTGCCGGCGGCGGCGGCGGCGGCGGCGGGTGGGAGTCCGGCGCCGGCGGCGGCTCAGGCAAGCACGGCGGCAGTCACTCCAACGCAGGCGGAGGCGGCGGTGGCGGCTCGAACTGGGTCGATCCGCGCTTTTCCGGGACCTTCGGCACCAATCCGGGAACCGACGGCTATGTCCGCATCACCTACGAGGTGCCCGTCACGCTGCAGTTCGCTGTGGCCCCCATGACCGAAGGCCAGCAGGCGTTCGCCCGCGTCACCGCCGTCGACAATGACGGCACGTCGCTCCTCGGACGGCACCAGCTGACGTCGGGCGGCCAGGTGCTCGCAGACGAGGAGACCGCACTCGCGTTCGTCCCGCTCGAGCTGCCCGCCGGCATCCACACGATCGAGCATGTCTTCACCGAATCCGGCCACGATCCGGTCCAGGCGACGTGGACCGTGACCGTCGCTCCGGCGGGTGGCGGGATCGGCGGCCTCGACGCCGTGGTGTTCGACGTGGACATGGCCGACCATGTGTTCGCCGCGGGCTCCTCGATCAGCGTGGCCGGTGCGCTCGTGAGCGAGGGAAGCGCCGTTCCGGGCCTCGTGCCCGTCGCCGTCGCGGTCGACGGCACACCGGCCGCCACGGCGACGACGCTGGCGTCGGGTGACTTCGCCCTGACGATCACGGGGGTCCCGGTCGGCGCCCACACCCTCACGCTGACGTCGCAGGCGACGCCTCTCTTCCTCGAGGCCCCCGCGCTCGTCATCCCGATCACCGTCGTCGACGAGCGCACCGAGGTGGCCATCTCGAGCGTCTCCTCCTCCGCCGTCGTCTACGGGACGCCCATCGACGTCGTCGCGCAGGTCAGTGCGGCCGACGGCTGGGGGCCGGCGCCCACCGGCTTCGTCGCGATCGCCGACGAGGACGACCTCATCGGCGTCGCGACGCTCGCCGCCGACGGCACCGCGACCTTCTCCGGAGTCTTCCCGCACCCGCATTCGTCGTCGCTGCGCGCGCTGTACGCGGGGGACGCCGTCTACGAGGCGGCGGTCTCGTCCGCCTGGCCGATCAGCGTCGCGGATGCCGCGACCGCGACCGTGCTCGACGTCGCGAGCCTCACCGGTCACGCTGGCGACGTGACGGCGATCCAGGCCACGGTGTCCGCGGAGGCGGGCAGCGTGCGCGAGCCCTCGGGCTTCGTCGAGCTGCTGGTCGACGGCGAGGTCTTCGCGAGCGCGGCGATCGGAACGGATGACGACGCGGCGCGCCACGACGGGACGGTCTCCTACGCCTTCGACACCGACCACCTCCCCGCCGGCGACCTCGAACTGCAGGCGCGCTTCGTCCCGGGCGACGGATACGCGGCCTCCGCATCCACCCGGGTCGCGCTGCGCCTCGACGATCACGAGACGCGGCTCACCGTGACACCCCGGGCCATCGAGCTCGCCGCGGGCGCCGCGGCGGTCTTCACGGGCCACGTCGAGGTGCTCGGTCACACTGGCGGCCCGCTCATGCGCCAGGCATCGGGGGCGCCGGATGCCGAGGGCGTGCTCGTCGCCTACCGCGGCGGTGACGTCATCGGCTCGGCGGACGTTGACCCCGCGACGGGGGATGCGGAGCTGCGGGTCGAGGGGCTCCCGGCGGGATCCGGGTCCCTGCGGATCGTGTTCGTGCCGGAGATCGTGGGCCTCGCCGACACGGCGGCGACGGTGGCGTACACGGTGACGGCTGCGCCGGCGCCGGTCGACCCGGCGGAGCCGACCGATCCCACCGGCCCGACCGACCCGAGCAATCCTGTCAAGCCGGCGGGTGACACCCTGCCGGCGACCGGCGGGTCTTCGCCGGTGCCGCTGCTCGCGTCCGGTGTGCTCGCCGTGCTCCTCGGCGGCGCGCTGATCATGGCGCGACGCCGCAGCGCCCTGCGCTGA